Proteins encoded by one window of Tubulanus polymorphus chromosome 7, tnTubPoly1.2, whole genome shotgun sequence:
- the LOC141909345 gene encoding tubulin beta chain-like, with translation MREIVHLQAGQCGNQIGAKFWEVISDEHGIDPTGTYHGDSDLQLERINVYYNEATGGKYVPRAVLVDLEPGTMDSVRSGPFGQIFRPDNFVFGQSGAGNNWAKGHYTEGAELVDSVLDVVRKEAEGCDCLQGFQLTHSLGGGTGSGMGTLLISKIREEYPDRIMNTFSVVPSPKVSDTVVEPYNATLSVHQLVENTDETYCIDNEALYDICFRTLKLTTPTYGDLNHLVSATMSGVTTCLRFPGQLNADLRKLAVNMVPFPRLHFFMPGFAPLTSRGSQQYRALTVPELTQQMFDAKNMMAACDPRHGRYLTVAAMFRGRMSMKEVDEQMLNVQNKNSSYFVEWIPNNVKTAVCDIPPRGLKMSATFVGNSTAIQELFKRISEQFTAMFRRKAFLHWYTGEGMDEMEFTEAESNMNDLVSEYQQYQDATAEEEGEFDEEEEGEEEA, from the exons ATGAGGGAAATCGTACATCTCCAAGCCGGACAATGCGGTAACCAGATCGGTGCCAAG TTCTGGGAAGTCATCTCTGACGAACACGGTATTGACCCCACTGGTACCTATCACGGGGATTCTGATCTTCAATTAGAAAGAATCAATGTATACTACAACGAAGCCACTG GTGGCAAATATGTACCCCGTGCCGTTCTTGTTGATCTCGAGCCCGGTACCATGGACTCGGTCCGATCCGGCCCATTCGGTCAGATCTTCCGACCAGACAACTTCGTCTTCG GACAAAGTGGTGCTGGAAACAACTGGGCCAAAGGTCACTACACAGAAGGTGCTGAGCTCGTAGATTCCGTTTTGGATGTTGTACGTAAAGAGGCTGAAGGCTGTGATTGTCTGCAAGGATTCCAACTTACACACTCCCTCGGTGGCGGTACCGGTTCCGGTATGGGAACCCTTCTCATCAGCAAGATCCGAGAAGAATACCCGGACAGAATCATGAACACATTCTCCGTCGTACCATCGCCAAAAGTATCAGACACTGTTGTAGAACCATACAACGCCACTCTGTCGGTTCATCAACTCGTTGAGAACACCGATGAGACCTACTGTATTGACAATGAAGCTTTGTATGATATTTGCTTCcgtaccttgaaactcacaacaCCGACGTACGGCGATTTGAACCATCTCGTATCAGCTACCATGTCTGGAGTGACCACCTGTCTGCGATTCCCCGGTCAGTTGAACGCCGATTTACGTAAATTGGCCGTCAACATGGTACCATTCCCGCGTCTCCACTTCTTCATGCCAGGATTCGCTCCTCTTACCTCGCGTGGTAGCCAGCAGTACCGCGCTCTTACCGTCCCAGAACTCACTCAACAGATGTTCGACGCCAAGAACATGATGGCCGCCTGTGACCCGCGTCACGGACGATACCTCACCGTCGCCGCCATGTTCCGTGGACGTATGTCGATGAAGGAAGTCGACGAACAGATGTTGAACGTCCAGAACAAGAACAGCAGCTACTTCGTCGAATGGATCCCGAACAACGTCAAGACCGCCGTCTGTGATATCCCACCACGTGGTCTGAAAATGTCGGCTACATTCGTCGGAAACAGCACTGCCATCCAAGAGCTGTTCAAGCGTATCTCCGAGCAGTTTACCGCTATGTTCAGACGAAAGGCTTTCTTGCATTGGTACACTGGCGAAGGTATGGACGAGATGGAGTTCACTGAAGCTGAATCGAACATGAACGATTTGGTTTCTGAATACCAACAGTACCAGGACGCCACCGCTGAGGAAGAGGGTGAATTCGACGAGGAAGAGGAAGGCGAAGAAGAAGCCTAA